From one Halothece sp. PCC 7418 genomic stretch:
- a CDS encoding isocitrate/isopropylmalate family dehydrogenase, translating into MTNQSPLPTIVVMHGDETGEDLLAEALRVLQPAVIRQPLEFVDYDLSLKNRRETKNQVVWDSAAATCKTGLALKAATVTPETAGDVGSPNAILREALQASVILRTGRRIPQIRPIGGVHAPITIVRMAVDDAYGAKEWRETTETGDEIAWRTSKISRSICRTVAEFTFSHAKQTGAKVFGGPKFTVSATYEGMFKEELDAAAKRYPEVTYQPLLIDATFALLLQNTGEALVIPALNRDGDLLSDMVLQMYGSIAGSESLVMGFDSETFQVKNVMAEAPHGTAPALYGKNIANPMAMILASAALLTYVGTTTADRASRSIYESVFEAIYEGKATPDLGGQMTTSEFTDEVIRKIKTKLEVWSTLESS; encoded by the coding sequence ATGACAAATCAGTCCCCTCTACCGACAATCGTCGTTATGCACGGTGATGAAACAGGAGAAGACCTTTTAGCCGAGGCTTTGCGGGTTTTGCAGCCTGCGGTTATTCGCCAACCGTTAGAATTTGTTGATTACGATCTCAGTCTCAAAAATCGTCGGGAGACTAAAAACCAAGTGGTTTGGGATTCAGCAGCAGCCACTTGTAAGACGGGATTGGCTTTAAAGGCTGCAACGGTTACCCCCGAAACAGCAGGAGATGTGGGTAGCCCAAACGCGATTTTGCGGGAAGCCTTACAGGCTTCTGTGATTTTACGAACGGGTCGACGCATTCCCCAGATTCGCCCCATTGGGGGGGTTCATGCTCCGATTACCATTGTCCGCATGGCGGTAGATGATGCGTATGGGGCGAAGGAATGGCGAGAAACCACAGAGACAGGAGATGAAATTGCTTGGCGGACTTCCAAGATTAGTCGATCCATCTGTCGAACCGTTGCTGAATTTACATTTTCCCATGCGAAACAGACAGGCGCGAAAGTGTTTGGCGGACCGAAATTTACAGTCAGCGCCACCTATGAAGGGATGTTCAAAGAAGAACTGGATGCTGCTGCCAAGCGTTATCCTGAAGTGACCTATCAACCACTGTTAATTGATGCGACCTTTGCGCTTTTACTGCAAAATACTGGAGAAGCCCTAGTGATTCCCGCCTTAAACCGAGATGGGGATTTACTCTCAGATATGGTTTTACAGATGTATGGAAGTATCGCGGGGTCAGAAAGTTTAGTGATGGGCTTTGACTCGGAGACGTTCCAAGTGAAAAATGTTATGGCAGAAGCCCCTCATGGCACTGCCCCTGCCCTTTATGGTAAAAATATTGCCAACCCGATGGCGATGATTTTAGCCAGTGCAGCCCTTTTAACCTATGTGGGAACAACCACAGCCGATCGCGCATCCCGATCCATCTATGAATCCGTATTTGAAGCCATCTATGAAGGGAAAGCCACCCCTGATCTCGGCGGACAAATGACAACTTCTGAGTTTACTGATGAGGTCATTCGTAAAATTAAAACCAAGCTAGAAGTCTGGTCAACCCTGGAATCCAGTTAA
- the pstS gene encoding phosphate ABC transporter substrate-binding protein PstS, protein MKPQVYKARFPKQLGLVLFSTLLAVGVTACGGDTTTNGSEEQNVFSENIRMTGAGASFPAPLYQNWFVEMNQKHPQLEVNYQSVGSGAGVEQFSSETVDFGASDVAMTDEEITKIDRGVILLPMTAGSIVLTYNLPNVESGLKLTRDAYVNILLGKITNWSDPAIAQANPEFELPNRKITVVHRSDGSGTTGVFTKHLSAISEEWTKEIGEGKSVQWPTTQGTFVGGKGNEGVTAQVQQTTGAIGYVEYGYAVNNNLAMASLENASGNFIEPNEQTASATLAAVELPENLRAFITDPEGNQSYPVVTYTWMLAFEQYDDPTLAKAMEVMIEFGLNEGQEIAPQLGYIPLPKNVRERVAEAADKISPDYTITVR, encoded by the coding sequence ATGAAACCACAAGTGTATAAAGCTCGCTTTCCAAAACAATTGGGGTTGGTTCTTTTTTCCACGCTTTTAGCAGTCGGTGTAACTGCTTGTGGTGGGGACACGACAACTAACGGAAGTGAAGAACAGAACGTTTTCAGCGAGAATATTCGCATGACAGGCGCAGGAGCATCTTTTCCCGCTCCCCTCTATCAAAACTGGTTTGTCGAGATGAACCAGAAGCACCCGCAACTAGAAGTGAACTATCAGTCAGTGGGGAGTGGGGCTGGTGTTGAACAGTTTAGTTCAGAGACAGTGGATTTCGGGGCTAGTGATGTTGCGATGACAGATGAGGAAATCACGAAGATTGACAGAGGAGTGATTTTGTTGCCGATGACGGCGGGCAGTATTGTCCTCACCTATAATTTACCCAATGTCGAGTCTGGTCTGAAGCTGACCCGAGATGCTTATGTCAATATACTTTTAGGTAAAATTACGAATTGGAGTGATCCCGCGATCGCGCAGGCTAATCCTGAATTTGAACTTCCTAATCGTAAAATCACGGTCGTTCACCGTTCTGATGGCAGTGGAACCACTGGAGTCTTCACTAAGCATTTAAGTGCAATCAGCGAAGAATGGACAAAAGAAATTGGAGAAGGCAAAAGTGTTCAGTGGCCCACGACCCAAGGAACTTTTGTCGGGGGAAAGGGAAATGAAGGGGTAACGGCTCAGGTGCAACAGACCACAGGCGCGATCGGATATGTCGAATATGGCTATGCCGTCAATAATAATCTTGCAATGGCTTCCCTTGAAAATGCCTCGGGTAATTTTATTGAGCCGAATGAGCAGACTGCATCGGCTACTCTCGCTGCTGTGGAACTCCCAGAGAATCTCCGAGCCTTTATCACAGACCCTGAAGGCAATCAGTCTTATCCAGTCGTGACTTATACTTGGATGCTGGCTTTCGAGCAGTATGACGATCCCACTCTTGCCAAAGCAATGGAGGTAATGATTGAGTTTGGTCTGAATGAAGGGCAAGAGATTGCTCCACAGTTAGGCTATATCCCTCTTCCTAAAAATGTCAGGGAACGAGTTGCTGAAGCAGCAGACAAGATCAGTCCAGATTACACGATTACGGTCAGATAA
- a CDS encoding discoidin domain-containing protein — MRKEIVDSGPLNPRSATTGELDIINIATVQLTSEDSDHPIERVFDQQHGKGATYWAAATSGPQTITLVFDQPQVIRKIQLEIEEVEVSRTQVLQISVSHNGGQSFEKVLEQDYTFSPPGTTFQCEDWTVNLEQVTHFSLKIIPDRDHHLALAKLSSLILYCLDGSC, encoded by the coding sequence ATGCGAAAAGAAATTGTGGATTCGGGACCCTTAAATCCCCGCTCAGCAACAACTGGTGAGTTAGATATTATCAACATAGCAACCGTTCAACTCACTTCTGAAGATTCAGATCACCCGATTGAACGGGTATTTGATCAGCAGCACGGCAAAGGAGCAACTTATTGGGCTGCTGCGACTTCTGGACCTCAAACCATCACCCTCGTTTTCGATCAACCCCAGGTGATTCGGAAAATCCAACTTGAAATCGAGGAGGTGGAAGTGAGTCGCACGCAAGTGCTTCAAATTTCAGTTTCTCACAATGGCGGTCAAAGTTTTGAGAAGGTGCTTGAGCAAGATTATACGTTTAGCCCGCCAGGAACAACATTTCAATGTGAAGACTGGACAGTCAATCTCGAACAAGTCACACACTTTAGCCTGAAAATTATACCTGATCGAGATCATCATCTGGCGCTTGCAAAATTAAGCTCGCTGATCTTATATTGCCTCGATGGTAGTTGCTAG
- a CDS encoding EH signature domain-containing protein → MKFKTIQPLPQFQLQPTALTKLAAEIGTNHKFSSPELPPEVNQYQTRPPRSLDDIFMNLEQGNADNVSLLEWVYCIYYKKDWDQKHSKDQQLSTSRLIWEGAINNDAIKQRLCWRLAYYYDGHRNSLAPSLVETFSTLSDIHDDDLAVQVLCTLQKRDPVLPIAKLSLRKELTPQDLFKTAQLPTNLSIIYDALEYVVTAFSNQSNPTQKEASWLLNCFEIMTVEQEISAVETLLKKVSAEVGGQFNNLVQWLQNHYSPLVTASQWSRLSTEAKSALRQWFGAANYRDFQRLVDIISARFNESNDQEKANKNQLLSRKYFWEQYSDQFERIRILLPQSSVNVVGNQIQQDIDIIKDDGSEETEVCIFDFGNWFVVEFFRGSGSETRIFKRDQYPNIEQELFASSQLSVKRLRAFGGEVHDHKYLWQIDCEKWLRERGILPNAGTTHFKRRNKNNPNQPYRDHYNPNIGLPLHDPNGDKRRTRERDLMRWRRDIEQLEREAKRRFPSY, encoded by the coding sequence ATGAAATTTAAAACTATTCAACCGCTTCCACAATTTCAGTTACAACCAACAGCATTGACAAAGTTAGCTGCTGAAATTGGAACGAATCATAAATTCTCTTCCCCAGAACTTCCCCCTGAAGTAAACCAATATCAAACTCGTCCTCCTCGTTCTTTAGATGACATTTTTATGAATTTAGAACAAGGAAACGCCGACAATGTTAGTTTATTGGAGTGGGTTTACTGTATTTATTATAAGAAAGACTGGGATCAAAAACATTCAAAAGACCAACAATTATCAACGTCTCGCTTGATTTGGGAAGGTGCAATTAATAATGATGCTATAAAACAGCGTTTGTGTTGGCGTTTAGCTTATTATTATGATGGACATAGAAATAGTTTAGCACCCTCTTTGGTAGAAACTTTTTCTACTTTGTCAGATATTCATGATGATGATTTAGCTGTTCAAGTTCTATGTACTCTACAAAAGCGCGATCCAGTTTTACCTATAGCTAAACTATCACTTCGTAAAGAGTTAACACCTCAAGACTTATTTAAGACTGCTCAACTACCTACTAATTTAAGCATTATTTATGATGCTTTAGAATATGTTGTTACTGCTTTTTCTAACCAATCAAACCCCACACAAAAAGAAGCAAGTTGGTTACTGAACTGTTTTGAAATAATGACTGTTGAACAAGAAATTAGTGCAGTCGAAACCTTGCTAAAAAAAGTTAGTGCAGAAGTTGGGGGGCAGTTTAATAATTTAGTCCAGTGGCTACAAAACCATTATAGTCCACTGGTAACAGCATCTCAATGGAGTCGGCTTTCTACTGAGGCAAAAAGTGCGTTAAGACAATGGTTTGGTGCAGCTAACTATCGAGATTTCCAAAGGTTAGTTGATATTATTTCTGCTCGATTCAATGAAAGCAACGATCAGGAAAAAGCTAATAAAAATCAACTGCTCAGCAGAAAATATTTTTGGGAGCAATATTCAGATCAGTTTGAGCGCATTCGGATTTTACTTCCGCAGTCTTCGGTCAATGTTGTAGGAAATCAAATCCAACAAGATATAGATATTATCAAAGATGATGGGAGTGAGGAAACAGAAGTTTGTATTTTTGATTTTGGCAACTGGTTTGTTGTTGAATTTTTCCGTGGAAGTGGAAGTGAAACTCGCATTTTTAAGCGTGATCAGTATCCGAACATTGAACAAGAATTGTTTGCGTCTTCTCAGTTATCAGTAAAGCGGTTACGGGCTTTTGGTGGAGAAGTTCATGATCATAAGTATCTTTGGCAAATTGATTGTGAAAAATGGTTGCGAGAACGGGGAATTTTACCTAATGCTGGAACAACTCATTTCAAACGTCGGAATAAAAATAATCCCAATCAACCTTATCGCGATCACTATAATCCTAATATAGGACTTCCACTTCATGATCCTAATGGTGATAAACGAAGAACACGAGAAAGAGATTTAATGAGATGGCGCAGAGATATTGAGCAATTAGAACGAGAAGCAAAAAGGAGGTTTCCCTCTTATTGA
- a CDS encoding pyridoxal phosphate-dependent aminotransferase — protein sequence MGGSRDIPLANRVGEVTPSLTLEISAKAKAMKADGLDVCSFSAGEPDFDTPQHVVDAAKQALDEGKTRYGAAAGEARLRSAIAHKLSSENNLPYSANEVIVTNGGKYSLFNLMQAFINPGDEVIIPSPYWLSYPEMVKLAGGVPVIVPTTAQQQYKITASQLEQSITPQSKLFILNSPTNPTGAVYSRDELTALADVIVKHNLWVVSDEIYEKILYDNAEHISIGSLNSEIFARTLVSSGFAKTYAMTGWRVGYLAGNEEIIKAMTTIQSHSTSNVCTFAQYGAIAALENPASETAIETMRSAFAQRRQIMLDALAKVPQLTCPTPYGAFYLFVDISQTGKTSFNFANELLEEMQVATVPGIAFGNDSCIRLSYATDLTTINHGLERLTKFVQS from the coding sequence GTGGGCGGATCGCGTGATATTCCTTTAGCCAATCGTGTTGGAGAAGTAACCCCCTCGTTAACGCTGGAAATTTCAGCGAAAGCCAAAGCAATGAAGGCGGATGGCTTAGATGTATGTAGTTTTAGTGCAGGAGAACCAGATTTTGATACTCCGCAGCACGTTGTTGATGCAGCCAAACAAGCCCTAGATGAGGGGAAAACTCGGTATGGGGCTGCTGCTGGGGAAGCCAGACTCCGCAGCGCGATCGCGCACAAATTAAGCTCCGAAAATAATTTACCCTATTCCGCCAATGAAGTGATCGTCACCAACGGCGGGAAATATTCCCTGTTTAACCTCATGCAGGCGTTTATTAACCCAGGGGATGAAGTGATTATTCCCTCTCCCTACTGGCTCAGTTATCCCGAAATGGTGAAACTGGCAGGAGGCGTTCCTGTTATTGTTCCCACAACCGCCCAACAACAATACAAAATTACAGCCTCGCAACTCGAACAAAGTATTACTCCTCAAAGTAAACTGTTTATTCTCAACTCCCCTACTAACCCTACAGGTGCGGTTTATTCCCGAGATGAACTGACGGCTTTAGCAGATGTCATTGTCAAACATAATCTCTGGGTGGTATCTGATGAAATCTATGAAAAAATTCTCTACGATAACGCGGAACATATCAGCATTGGCAGTTTAAACTCAGAGATCTTTGCTCGGACATTAGTTAGCAGTGGCTTTGCAAAAACTTACGCGATGACTGGTTGGCGTGTGGGCTATTTGGCAGGGAATGAAGAAATTATCAAAGCCATGACTACCATTCAGAGTCATAGTACCTCAAATGTTTGTACCTTTGCTCAATATGGCGCGATCGCTGCGTTAGAAAATCCCGCATCCGAAACCGCCATTGAAACCATGCGATCAGCATTTGCCCAACGACGACAAATCATGCTCGATGCCTTAGCGAAAGTGCCTCAATTGACTTGTCCCACGCCTTATGGAGCATTTTATCTCTTCGTGGATATCAGTCAAACGGGGAAAACCTCCTTTAACTTTGCCAACGAATTACTCGAAGAAATGCAAGTGGCAACCGTTCCAGGTATTGCTTTCGGTAATGACTCCTGCATTCGCTTATCTTATGCAACCGATCTCACCACCATCAATCATGGTCTCGAACGTTTAACCAAGTTTGTTCAATCTTAA
- the pstA gene encoding phosphate ABC transporter permease PstA: protein MQGLKKNTSSGRTIFNIVMTTLATLCMVVTLIPLVLVLTLVLVRGIGRLDLALFTQLPPPPGLEGGGIANAIFGTLIIVAIATLISVPFGIMAAIYLSEFSEGSKLAKNIQFATNVLSGVPSIIAGVFVYALLVSSNLTGFSAVAGGVALAILMLPTIIRTTDEGLKIVPQEVRWASVGVGASNYQTVLKVVLPAATPAIITGITLAIARAAGETAPLIFTALFSQFWPNGIFNPIASLAVLVYNFAIVPFEPQQELAWAGAFILVLLVLTTSIAARWATRQRTY, encoded by the coding sequence ATGCAAGGGCTAAAAAAGAATACCTCCAGTGGCAGAACTATTTTTAATATCGTCATGACCACCTTAGCAACTTTGTGCATGGTAGTCACATTAATTCCCCTCGTCTTGGTGCTGACTTTGGTGCTCGTGCGTGGTATTGGTCGTCTCGATTTAGCTCTCTTTACACAGCTACCCCCCCCGCCTGGTCTGGAGGGAGGAGGGATTGCAAACGCCATTTTCGGGACGCTAATTATTGTTGCCATTGCCACGCTTATTTCCGTTCCATTTGGCATTATGGCAGCCATTTATCTATCAGAATTTAGCGAAGGGAGCAAGCTGGCTAAAAATATTCAGTTTGCCACGAACGTACTTAGTGGTGTTCCGTCGATTATTGCAGGGGTTTTTGTTTATGCCCTTTTAGTGAGTTCTAACTTAACTGGATTTTCGGCGGTCGCTGGGGGGGTGGCTTTGGCGATCTTGATGCTGCCGACGATTATTCGGACGACAGACGAAGGCTTGAAGATTGTTCCCCAAGAAGTCCGTTGGGCTTCAGTGGGAGTGGGAGCCTCGAATTATCAAACGGTCTTAAAAGTGGTTCTCCCTGCTGCCACACCAGCCATTATTACTGGCATTACTCTCGCGATCGCGCGGGCGGCGGGAGAGACAGCACCCCTGATTTTCACAGCACTGTTTTCTCAGTTTTGGCCCAACGGCATTTTCAATCCCATTGCTAGTCTAGCGGTGCTAGTTTATAACTTTGCCATTGTTCCCTTTGAGCCACAACAGGAACTCGCTTGGGCAGGGGCATTTATTCTGGTGTTGCTGGTATTAACCACCAGTATCGCTGCTCGCTGGGCAACACGACAGAGAACTTATTAA
- the recN gene encoding DNA repair protein RecN, with amino-acid sequence MLISLRIENFALVDELELDLGTGLNVLTGETGAGKSIILDAIDAALGGKVNSRFMRTGSEKALVEATFSLTPAIQSWLEAQEIDLLDDQTLVCSREMSQKGNGLRSRSRVNGVLVNRQLINELRSYLVEITAQGQTVALMIPARQRELLDTYGGQSLLAQRKAVAKAYETYSQCKDALETRRQTEQERLQRLDWIQHQLEELHSAQLDQESELEDLEQERDRLLHAVELQQLSYQVYQTLYQRDDEAPAGTDILGDAENLLTEMVQYDSQLAPLLEMVQNAMTQIVEAGQQIYAYGEGLESDPDRLSEVEDRIRTLKQICRKYGPDLKDAIAHQKDLETELNRLNDSEQSLETLEENTNAAYETLIQACSILSEQRKDAAVRLEEQLVAELKPLAMEKVQFYCTLTEIAPSAQGTESVNYYFSPNPGETPKPLSETASGGEMSRFLLALKACFSQAEQKLQTLVFDEIDTGVSGRVASAIGQKLRQLAQNQQILCVTHQPLVAALADFHFRVEKQFSTSRTTVSVMRLSDPDTRRDELAQLAGGDNDENAIAFADSLLKQAQL; translated from the coding sequence ATGTTAATTTCTCTCAGAATTGAGAACTTTGCTTTAGTCGATGAACTGGAACTTGATTTAGGTACAGGCTTAAACGTGCTCACGGGGGAAACAGGCGCGGGAAAATCCATTATTCTCGACGCGATCGATGCTGCACTCGGGGGAAAGGTTAACAGCCGTTTCATGCGTACAGGCAGCGAAAAAGCCCTTGTAGAAGCCACGTTTTCCCTCACTCCCGCCATTCAAAGTTGGTTAGAAGCCCAAGAAATTGATTTACTCGATGATCAAACCTTGGTTTGTAGTCGCGAAATGTCCCAGAAAGGAAATGGACTCCGATCGCGCTCTCGGGTTAATGGCGTTTTAGTCAACCGTCAATTAATTAATGAACTCCGCAGCTATTTAGTGGAAATTACCGCCCAAGGGCAAACCGTAGCGTTGATGATTCCCGCCCGTCAGCGAGAATTGCTGGATACCTATGGTGGACAGTCGTTACTTGCACAACGCAAAGCAGTGGCGAAGGCTTATGAAACCTATAGCCAGTGTAAGGATGCTCTCGAAACGAGACGACAAACCGAACAAGAACGGTTGCAACGGTTAGACTGGATTCAGCATCAGTTAGAAGAACTGCATTCAGCGCAACTCGACCAAGAATCGGAATTAGAAGACTTAGAACAAGAGCGCGATCGGCTGCTTCATGCCGTAGAATTACAACAACTCAGTTATCAAGTGTATCAAACCCTTTATCAGCGCGATGATGAAGCCCCAGCCGGAACCGATATTCTTGGGGATGCAGAGAATCTCTTAACAGAAATGGTGCAGTATGATTCCCAGCTTGCGCCCTTATTAGAAATGGTACAAAATGCGATGACGCAAATTGTAGAAGCGGGACAACAGATTTATGCTTATGGGGAAGGGTTAGAATCGGATCCAGATCGGTTGTCGGAGGTAGAAGATCGGATTCGGACATTAAAACAAATCTGTCGCAAATATGGTCCTGACTTAAAAGACGCGATCGCGCACCAAAAAGACCTCGAAACCGAACTCAATCGCCTCAATGATTCAGAACAATCTTTAGAAACCCTAGAAGAAAATACGAACGCTGCTTATGAAACCCTGATTCAGGCTTGTTCGATTCTCAGCGAACAGCGAAAAGATGCAGCAGTCCGCTTAGAGGAACAACTGGTTGCAGAACTGAAGCCCTTAGCCATGGAGAAGGTGCAGTTTTACTGTACATTAACCGAAATTGCTCCCAGCGCACAAGGCACAGAAAGCGTGAATTATTACTTTAGCCCCAACCCAGGGGAAACGCCAAAACCCCTTTCCGAAACCGCTTCTGGCGGGGAAATGAGCCGTTTTCTCTTAGCGTTAAAAGCCTGTTTTTCTCAAGCGGAACAAAAATTGCAAACCCTTGTTTTTGATGAAATTGATACGGGAGTTTCTGGAAGAGTCGCCAGCGCGATCGGGCAAAAACTACGTCAACTCGCCCAAAACCAGCAAATTCTTTGTGTCACTCACCAGCCTCTTGTTGCTGCTTTGGCTGACTTTCATTTTCGAGTCGAGAAGCAATTTTCCACCTCTCGCACCACCGTTTCTGTCATGCGTCTGTCTGATCCCGATACCCGTCGTGATGAACTAGCGCAACTCGCAGGCGGTGATAATGACGAGAACGCGATCGCGTTTGCCGATTCCCTCCTCAAACAAGCACAATTATAG
- the pstB gene encoding phosphate ABC transporter ATP-binding protein PstB, whose translation MDNAESTNTPAFSTDLVLRAKACDIYYGKFKAVRDVSLDIPKNRITALIGPSGCGKSTVLRCFNRLNDLINGFRLDGQITYHDQDIYAKNIDPIEVRRRIGIVFQQPNPFPKSIYDNIAYGARVNNYSGDLDELVETSLRRAVLWDEVKDKLQDNGFSLSGGQQQRLCIARTIAINPEVVLMDEPCSALDPISTLKIEELMKELAEDYTIIIVTHNMQQASRVADYTAFFNAVATDRGGKVGYLAEYNQTKLIFGDPQQEVTRDYVSGRFG comes from the coding sequence ATGGATAACGCTGAATCAACTAACACACCTGCCTTCTCAACAGACCTTGTTTTGCGGGCTAAAGCCTGTGATATTTACTATGGTAAGTTTAAAGCGGTGCGTGATGTTTCTCTCGACATCCCTAAAAATAGAATTACTGCTTTAATTGGTCCTTCTGGTTGTGGTAAAAGCACGGTACTGCGCTGTTTTAATCGACTCAATGATTTAATCAACGGTTTCCGTCTTGACGGTCAAATTACTTACCATGACCAAGATATTTATGCCAAAAATATTGACCCAATTGAGGTTCGCCGTCGCATTGGCATCGTCTTCCAGCAGCCTAATCCTTTTCCCAAATCAATTTATGACAACATTGCTTATGGGGCGAGAGTCAATAACTATAGCGGGGATCTTGATGAACTGGTAGAAACTTCTCTCCGACGAGCAGTGCTCTGGGATGAAGTTAAGGACAAGCTGCAAGACAATGGATTTTCCTTATCTGGTGGGCAACAACAGCGACTCTGTATTGCCCGCACCATTGCCATTAATCCCGAAGTGGTGCTAATGGACGAACCCTGCTCCGCGTTAGACCCAATTTCCACCCTCAAGATAGAGGAGTTAATGAAAGAGCTTGCAGAAGACTATACCATTATCATCGTCACTCACAATATGCAACAAGCAAGCCGAGTGGCTGACTATACTGCCTTTTTTAATGCTGTTGCTACAGATCGTGGCGGTAAAGTGGGCTATTTGGCTGAATATAATCAAACAAAACTCATTTTCGGCGATCCTCAGCAAGAAGTAACGCGAGATTATGTCTCTGGACGCTTCGGCTAG
- the pstC gene encoding phosphate ABC transporter permease subunit PstC: MTAKTSSSLPSQRGRSNTEKKFDQGFAAATAAFAIAVGLLLAAITLVILMQAVPAMQEFGFGFLVTSSWNPVAGRQEYGVLPMIYGTLVSSLIALIIAFPLGLGTAIFLSEDFIPLRIRTVLVFLVELLAAIPSVVYGLWGIFVLIPFLKVIGDWLHTNLGWIPLFRTSPVGPGMLPAGVILAIMVLPIITAISRDSLAALPPDLRQASLGLGASRWGTIFRVLIPAAFSGIVGGTMLALGRAMGETMAATMIIGNSNQLNISILAPANTIASLLANQFAEAKGLQVSALMYAAFVLVAMTLIVNVLAQMIVSRVQAKYQ, translated from the coding sequence GTGACTGCCAAGACATCATCTTCATTACCTTCTCAGAGAGGTCGCTCAAACACGGAGAAAAAATTCGATCAGGGCTTTGCTGCTGCAACTGCTGCTTTTGCCATTGCCGTTGGTTTACTCTTAGCAGCGATTACCCTTGTGATCTTGATGCAAGCTGTGCCAGCCATGCAAGAATTTGGATTTGGCTTTTTAGTCACCAGTTCTTGGAATCCCGTGGCGGGGCGACAAGAATATGGGGTACTGCCAATGATTTACGGCACGCTAGTTAGTTCTTTAATTGCGCTCATCATTGCTTTTCCCCTTGGTTTAGGAACTGCCATTTTTTTGAGCGAGGATTTTATCCCCCTACGGATTCGCACCGTACTGGTGTTCTTAGTGGAACTCCTAGCAGCCATTCCCAGCGTTGTTTATGGTTTATGGGGAATTTTTGTGCTGATTCCCTTTCTAAAGGTCATTGGCGACTGGTTACATACAAATTTGGGCTGGATTCCTCTGTTTAGAACGTCTCCAGTGGGACCTGGAATGCTCCCAGCAGGAGTGATTCTAGCGATTATGGTTTTACCGATTATTACTGCTATTTCCCGAGATTCTCTAGCAGCTTTACCCCCTGACCTGCGACAGGCTTCTTTAGGTCTCGGCGCGAGCCGTTGGGGCACCATTTTTCGAGTATTAATTCCTGCTGCCTTTTCTGGGATTGTTGGCGGTACAATGCTCGCTTTAGGTCGAGCAATGGGTGAAACCATGGCAGCGACCATGATTATTGGCAATTCAAATCAGTTAAATATTTCGATTTTAGCCCCTGCCAATACCATTGCCTCTCTGTTAGCGAACCAGTTCGCAGAAGCAAAAGGACTGCAAGTTTCGGCGCTGATGTATGCAGCATTTGTGCTCGTTGCAATGACACTAATCGTCAATGTGTTAGCGCAGATGATTGTGAGTCGAGTGCAGGCTAAGTACCAGTAG
- a CDS encoding OmpA family protein, whose amino-acid sequence MTNFDPLNSNLELDLEDDDEQNQESGVWLSISDLMSGLLLFFALLFIATQIQLQKYQELIDKLPIAVVEAIEKEIGNEALQVDPKTGDVSLDDQILFTEGSSQLKFEGKQFLNEFIPIYSGVILSNEDFDQLVVRIIIEGHTSSKGSEIANRALSLERALAVTNYIFSDELQFPNKKRFEKKILISGRGEIEANQNIDDPIDRKVTFRFQLRRPDFTGGTDQEEAKIKESIDQESK is encoded by the coding sequence ATGACAAATTTTGACCCACTTAATTCTAATCTCGAACTTGATTTAGAGGATGACGACGAACAAAATCAAGAATCGGGCGTTTGGCTTTCAATTAGTGATTTAATGTCAGGCTTACTTTTATTTTTCGCCCTCTTATTTATCGCCACTCAAATTCAGTTGCAGAAATATCAAGAACTTATTGATAAGTTACCTATAGCTGTTGTCGAAGCAATAGAAAAAGAGATCGGTAATGAAGCCTTACAAGTTGATCCCAAAACAGGTGATGTGAGCTTAGATGATCAAATTTTATTCACTGAAGGCTCTTCACAATTAAAGTTTGAAGGAAAACAATTTCTGAATGAATTTATTCCAATTTATAGCGGAGTTATCCTTTCTAATGAAGACTTTGATCAGTTAGTTGTACGAATTATAATTGAAGGACATACTAGTTCTAAAGGTTCAGAAATAGCGAATCGCGCTTTAAGTTTAGAACGAGCTTTGGCTGTAACAAATTACATTTTTTCCGATGAACTCCAATTCCCAAACAAGAAGCGTTTTGAAAAGAAAATTTTAATTAGTGGTCGCGGAGAAATTGAGGCAAATCAAAATATTGATGATCCAATTGATCGGAAGGTAACATTCCGCTTTCAATTACGTCGTCCTGATTTTACTGGTGGGACTGATCAAGAGGAAGCAAAAATTAAAGAATCGATTGATCAAGAAAGCAAATAA